CAAACAACAACCTACACAATGCAAGCCctgtaattaatatatatacctGATTAGCAgtaccaaaaaaaatagaaattgtgTTCTAATTAAAAGATCATATGATTATTTCATAATAGATGATTATTTCATTAAACCATTGTTCACATGTGTACCTTATCGTAAATCCAGTGTCCATTACCATCTCCTCAATCTCCCCTGTATGCCTCTGAATCTTAGTATGGATCCTATGTTTTATGAGTGACCAGGTCTTGTATATCAGTGCTTGCCTTAGAGTATTTGGTAAATGCTCTTCAGCTCTGAAATGCAATGACATGAGTAAGACAGGAAAAAAAGGTAACCCGTAGGGGTGGCAATTTCTAACACGAATACATGATTTACGCAGACACGAATACATGATTACTGACACGACACGATtgacacgaaaatcatttttatagCATTTATATCTTATATATAACCATATGGAACATATATACGAGATAACATGGTTTTGAGACAAAAAAAACGAAATTGCCACTATCCACAGCCCACAAACAAACAATAACACTTCAAAGGAAGTAAGCAAGACGAATACTGACTCGACTTGTAGAACTTTAGCCACAGAGCTTTACA
The DNA window shown above is from Euphorbia lathyris chromosome 1, ddEupLath1.1, whole genome shotgun sequence and carries:
- the LOC136210098 gene encoding uncharacterized protein isoform X2, with the protein product MMRQRWGSALVWRTFVTTSDVAIVLRAFIEYSSTGKCGLFGEYCSPYRLELSLAEEHLPNTLRQALIYKTWSLIKHRIHTKIQRHTGEIEEMVMDTGFTIRACIV